One stretch of Eretmochelys imbricata isolate rEreImb1 chromosome 1, rEreImb1.hap1, whole genome shotgun sequence DNA includes these proteins:
- the LOC144269167 gene encoding solute carrier family 2, facilitated glucose transporter member 3-like, which produces MESKKKITCPLLCAVSTAAIGSLQFGYNTGVINAPEKIIQAFFNQTLELRRGTPTSSELLTSLWSLSVAIFSVGGMIGSFSVGLFVNRFGRRNSMLLVNILAFVGGTLMGFSKTAKAIEMLILGRFIIGLFCGLSTGFVPMYISEISPTALRGAFGTLNQLGIVVGILVAQIFGLKEIMGSESLWPLLLGFTIIPAILQCAALPFCPESPRFLLINKMEEDKAQAVLQKLRGTQDVAQDIQEMKEESTKMSQERKATVPELFRSPNYRQAIIIAIVLQLSQQLSGINAVFYYSTGIFEKAGVKQPVYATIGAGVVNTVFTVVSLFLVERAGRRTLHLVGLGGMALCAVLMTIALTLKDVLSWISYISIVAIFGFVAFFEIGPGPIPWFIVAELFSQGPRPAAVAVAGCSNWTSNFLVGMLFPYAEKLCGPYVFIIFIVFLVIFFVFTFFKVPETRGRTFEDISRGFEGQVEGSGTVAAVEKSPMVELKGIESANDVTSNI; this is translated from the exons ATGGAGAGCAAAAAG aAAATTACTTGTCCCCTTCTCTGTGCCGTTTCCACTGCGGCCATCGGATCGCTCCAGTTTGGGTACAACACGGGTGTCATCAATGCACCTGAGAAG ATTATTCAAGCATTCTTCAATCAAACATTAGAGTTGCGGAGAGGGACCCCAACCTCCTCCGAGCTTCTGACCTCGCTGTGGTCCCTCTCCGTCGCCATCTTCTCCGTCGGAGGGATGATCGGCTCCTTCTCTGTTGGACTTTTTGTCAACCGATTTGGAAG GCGGAACTCCATGCTACTGGTGAACATCCTGGCCTTCGTGGGTGGCACCCTGATGGGCTTTTCCAAGACGGCAAAAGCAATAGAAATGCTGATCCTTGGCCGCTTTATCATTGGCCTCTTTTGTGGCCTCAGCACTGGCTTTGTTCCCATGTACATTAGCGAGATCTCACCCACCGCCCTGCGTGGTGCCTTTGGCACCCTCAACCAGCTGGGCATCGTTGTGGGCATCTTGGTGGCACAG ATTTTCGGCTTGAAGGAGATCATGGGGAGTGAGAGTCTCTGGCCACTGCTTTTGGGGTTCACTATTATCCCAGCCATCCTGCAGTGTGCTGCTCTGCCCTTCTGCCCTGAGAGTCCCCGTTTCCTGCTGATCAACAAGATGGAGGAAGACAAAGCGCAAGCAG TTCTCCAGAAGCTCCGTGGTACACAGGATGTGGCCCAAGACATCCAAGAGATGAAAGAGGAGAGCACCAAGATGTCCCAGGAGAGGAAAGCAACAGTGCCGGAGCTCTTCCGCTCGCCGAATTACCGCCAGGCCATCATCATTGCCATCGTACTCCAGCTCTCCCAGCAGCTCTCGGGCATCAATGCT GTGTTCTATTACTCCACGGGGATTTTCGAAAAAGCTGGTGTCAAGCAGCCTGTCTATGCAACCATTGGTGCTGGTGTGGTTAACACGGTCTTCACTGTCGTATCG CTGTTCCTGGTGGAGCGTGCAGGGCGCAGGACCCTTCATTTGGTCGGCTTGGGTGGCATGGCTCTCTGTGCCGTTCTCATGACCATAGCTTTGACACTTAAG GATGTCTTGAGCTGGATTAGCTATATCAGCATTGTTGCCATCTTTGGGTTTGTGGCCTTTTTTGAAATTGGCCCCGGACCTATTCCCTGGTTCATTGTGGCTGAACTCTTCAGTCAAGGTCCCCGTCCTGCAGCTGTGGCAGTGGCTGGTTGCTCCAACTGGACCTCCAATTTCTTGGTGGGAATGCTCTTCCCCTATGCAGAG AAATTGTGTGGTCCCTATGTCTTCATCATCTTCATTGTTTTCCTGGTCATCTTCTTTGTCTTCACCTTCTTCAAAGTCCCTGAGACCAGGGGCAGGACTTTTGAAGACATTTCCAGGGGCTTTGAAGGACAAGTGGAAGGAAGTGGCACCGTTGCAGCAGTGGAGAAAAGCCCCATGGTGGAACTGAAGGGCATAGAGTCTGCTAATGATGTTACCTCAAATATTTAA